The Pseudomonadota bacterium region GACAGACCCATACTGGCCGCCTGCGCCGCCGCGGTAACCAGTCGTTGCAACTCCCCGGGCCTGGCTTCTTCGCCGCTATCCGCGTAGGTCCCGGTATGCAACTCAACGACTTCAGCGCCGACTTCCAGCGCCGCTTCTATCTGCCGTTGATCAGGATCGATAAACAGCGAGGTCCTGATACCATAACCGCGCAGGCGCGCACACGCATCCTTGATCAATGCCACTTGGGCGCACACATCAAGGCCCCCTTCCGTGGTCAGTTCCTCGCGCCGCTCGGGCACCAGGCAACAGTCGGCCGGCCTCGTCCGTTCGGCGATATCCAGCATTTCTTCGGTCGCCGCCATTTCCAGGTTCATGCGGGTCTGCAGCACGCCTTTGAGGTTATCGAGGTCCTGATCCTGGATATGCCGCCGGTCTTCGCGCAAATGCAAAGTAATGCTGTCCGCCCCCGCCTGCTCCGCCATCAACGCGGCATAAACCGGGTCTGGATAGCGGGTGCCGCGCGCCTGGCGCAAAGTCGCCACATGATCGATATTGACGCCAAGCAGAATGCCGCGCAGGTTTTTGTCACTGGTACTTACCATGAGCGCATAGAATACAGTATCTGCCTCGATTTCAGCGGTTTATCACCGAGGTAATAATCCAGCGTATGGCGCAGGAGGCGCCTTGCATCTTGCAGGCTGCGCGCATCCGTGAGGTCCTCTCTGGCCAGTGACAACAACGAACGACCAGCGTAACTGGCCGAATTTTCCGCCACCGAAAGTTGCGGCCCGCGCTCAACCTGGTATGTGTATTGGCGGCTCGCATCAACCTGGTGACTGTCACCGGCGGTCTGCTCCAGATTCAAGCCATAACCCAGGCATTCCAACAGTCTTTTTTCGAATATTCTCAGGGCGCGGGATTGATTTTCACCCTGGTCCAGACGCTCCAGCGTGGCGTGGTATATCGCAAACAATTCCGGGTGAGGATCGTGTTTCTGGGTAAGGCGGAGCAGAAGTTCGTTCAGGTAATAGCCGGAAAACAATACTGACCCGGTTAATGCAAAGGCCTCGCCGGCAGCCTCTACCGAATTCAAGGTCTTCATTTCACTGCGCCCGGACCAGGAAACCAGCAATGGCCGAAATGGCTGGAGCAACGCCCCCTGACCGCCGCGCCTGGAGCGGATACCCCGTGCGACCAGGCTAACCCGGCCAAATTCAGCGGTCAGCAAATCGGCAATTCGACTGCTGTCCCGGTATGGCCTTTGGTGTAGTACAAACGCAGCATTCA contains the following coding sequences:
- the pdxJ gene encoding pyridoxine 5'-phosphate synthase, with protein sequence MVSTSDKNLRGILLGVNIDHVATLRQARGTRYPDPVYAALMAEQAGADSITLHLREDRRHIQDQDLDNLKGVLQTRMNLEMAATEEMLDIAERTRPADCCLVPERREELTTEGGLDVCAQVALIKDACARLRGYGIRTSLFIDPDQRQIEAALEVGAEVVELHTGTYADSGEEARPGELQRLVTAAAQAASMGLSVHAGHGLHYHNVVPVAAIKELAELNIGHSIIARAVFDGLGTAVSEMKHLMMEARHR
- the recO gene encoding DNA repair protein RecO: MSIGRRGQLNAAFVLHQRPYRDSSRIADLLTAEFGRVSLVARGIRSRRGGQGALLQPFRPLLVSWSGRSEMKTLNSVEAAGEAFALTGSVLFSGYYLNELLLRLTQKHDPHPELFAIYHATLERLDQGENQSRALRIFEKRLLECLGYGLNLEQTAGDSHQVDASRQYTYQVERGPQLSVAENSASYAGRSLLSLAREDLTDARSLQDARRLLRHTLDYYLGDKPLKSRQILYSMRSW